The sequence below is a genomic window from Clostridium sp. BJN0001.
TCTTACTATGTAATATGCTGCATAATTAAGCTGACCTGGGGCATTTTTACTGCCCCTTATGAGTTTTTTATATCTTCTTGAATATCTTCTGAATTGAATTCATCAGAAATTTTTTCTGCAAGCGACATTGTTTCAGTTAATCCAAAAACTTTAAATGGTGCATCATAAGGATCTGTTGCTTCAATTTCTTTCTGAAGTTCAGAATCATGTAAAAAGGGGCATGTTTTATAAACTAATATTTTAGCTGCATCTGCAATTGGACCTACATCAGTTTCTTTTACTTCTCCATCTTTTGATAATTTTGCTCCCTTTGCCGCCCCATTTAAATACTCAAGTAAATCTTCATCTGTCGGCCTTTTAAATTTGACCTTTCCAAATCCTTTTACCAGAATATCAGCTACTAATTTTCTTTTTCTATATTTGTCTATAGCTTTTGCTTTGAATGCTTCTAATGTCATTACTTTTTCATCCATACTAAAACCTCCCAATATAAAAGCACTCAAAATGAGTGCTTATTTTTAATCTATTTTATCTAAGACATCATAATCATTGAACTTGAACGAAAATTCCTCGTCAACTGCTTCTTTAGCTTTGTACTTTATGAGTGAAAATTCTGTGAATACTACCCCAGTAACTGCAACTCTTTCTGATTTCCCTGTTGCTTTATCTGTTAACGCTGAAATTATCTTTATATCTGGCATTACTCCAGTTTTATACGCTTCACATAATTTAGCCCATAATTTACTGTCAATTTTAGCTTGAGTTAATTTGCCTTCACCACTCCAGCCATTATATGTCGAATATGTTGCTGGATCTCCGCAAAAATTATCGTCTGAAAATTCACCTTTAATTTTTACTTCTATGTCTTTAAGAGTTGAAAGCTGCTCTCCGTCTATCCATGTAACACCATTCGAACCTTTTAATATCCTATTAACTGCTACGCTCATCTAATCGCCTCCATTAAAAAAGAGATATATCAAATTTTAAGTTTGTCATTGAACCTAAAATCTTTATATCTCCCGCTAAATATA
It includes:
- a CDS encoding phage tail tube protein: MSVAVNRILKGSNGVTWIDGEQLSTLKDIEVKIKGEFSDDNFCGDPATYSTYNGWSGEGKLTQAKIDSKLWAKLCEAYKTGVMPDIKIISALTDKATGKSERVAVTGVVFTEFSLIKYKAKEAVDEEFSFKFNDYDVLDKID